From the Edaphobacter bradus genome, the window GCAGCGACCGTGACCAGTTCGAAGTCACGATCCTTGTACATGCGGAAGGTGCCCTGCAGATCCGCAAACTCCACGACACAAGAACCGCACCACGTGGCCCAGAAACTCACCAACGTCACATGACTACCTGCATTGGCGCGAAGCAACTTCAATCCCTCCGCGTCCACCATATCCAACTTGACTGGCGTCGCTTCTAGCTTGCGCTCATCTGCCTCACGCGCTGCACTCTTCTCTGCCCACTTCGTCGAGCATCCAAACGTACCCGTGTGGCCAACCGCGATATCCTTGCCTGCCAGCAAGGCTTCGATGGCGTCGCGCGCATCCGAGGTCTTTACCTGTTCGATACGATAACTGTTGTCGACCCGTCCTTCGTAGCGAAGTTTCCGTGCCTTGTCGAAGATAAAGATATGCGGCGTGGCCTGCGGCCCGTATGCCCTGGTCACCGCCTGCGTATCGCCGTCATACAGGTATGGATAGTGCAGATGCTTCCAGGCGACTCGCGCCTTCATCTCGGCCAACGTGTCGCTCATATCGGAGGAATCCAGCTCGCCGATCAGCAGTGCCTTGGGATCGTTACCCTGGATTGCCACCACGGCCACGCCGCGCTTGCCGTAGTCCTCATACATTTTTTCT encodes:
- a CDS encoding redoxin family protein — its product is MSKRFWFASVVLMTIALARAAVAEQPSAKQVHPGHPILNLGSQAPDFSLPGVDGKTHKLSDYASSPVLAVVFTCNHCPIAQMYEQRIEKMYEDYGKRGVAVVAIQGNDPKALLIGELDSSDMSDTLAEMKARVAWKHLHYPYLYDGDTQAVTRAYGPQATPHIFIFDKARKLRYEGRVDNSYRIEQVKTSDARDAIEALLAGKDIAVGHTGTFGCSTKWAEKSAAREADERKLEATPVKLDMVDAEGLKLLRANAGSHVTLVSFWATWCGSCVVEFADLQGTFRMYKDRDFELVTVAANQPDEKAGVMRLLEKKHATSRNLLFGSEDTAALQKAFDPNWDSAVPYTVLLGPNGKVLYKTLGSVDLLELRRKILASVPAEYAGFTKYWTSN